The genome window CATGGCAAAGACTTAATAACGATTAAGCCAGAAAATAACATctgaaatatttttcttcacttttgaATGACACAGCAACGCTTAAATATGTAGGCTTTAGAAACTACAAAAAAATCCTTATGTGAGGCTCAAGATCTTGTATGCCACAAATATTTAAGTTTTAGAAAGTACAGATTCCATTAGCAGTTAATCTAGCATAAAGGTTGTCTGTATTTATAGTATTTTCACTTGACATGTAAACCTAAAAGGATCCGTGCATTTACCTCTTCATCAACTTCCTCATCATCAAATTCCTCATCGTCATCAGCCTCCTACGTCAAAGAGGTCATGAGCTACCATTAGAAAATTAGGCAAGCAGTAAAAGCTTCCACGCAATACTTAAATTATGCTTGAGAAATGGGGAAGTGGTAAAGCAGAAGTTACATGGTTGAAGTAAGTCAGAGGATTGGGCCACAAATCCTCCTTAATAACCTCCGCAATCTGCAGTGTGATGTGGAAGTTCAGAAAGGTACCATATGAGTAAGAAAATGTTGAGATTGACACATAGCTCTCGATACCACATTGAAATATAACTACAAACTAACCTCGTCATGAATCTCATCCTCCAAAATATCTTTTTGTTGACTATCACTAAACCAGCTAAAGAAGCTGCATAGAAAACAAGAATTGGAATTTCAGTCAATATGAGGTAATTCGAAAGACTAATAAAAGTATTTTCTGGAGGTCCATCCTAACAGGTTCCATTAACGAACCTTTCCTCAACCTGAGGTCGCTTGTTCCCTTTCTTATCATGATTAACTCCATTAGGAATGCCCTTCACAAATCAGGTATGCAGTAAGTCGTAATACCCCAACATAATTGACCAGAAATATAAGCTGAATGCAAGACAAATCTTATACCATTCCCTCTTTCCATTTTATGGATGTAGCAGTAACTTTTGTTGCTTCATCAAGGAAAGTAAAGGTCTTCGTAAGCTTTGTGTCTTCAAAATAAGGATTGGGACTGAAGACCTGtacaattaaataataaatttggtTACAATCTCAGTATATTCattaactaaaataaaacataaaatatgccCTTGATACACTTCAAAGATACTATGGAATAGGAAAAGAGAGAACTCACAAATGTGATGGCGTAACCAGATTTCACGTCCTTGAAGTCCTCAACTTCCAGAGAAGTCAGATGCTTGAAAATCTATGAAACAAAAAGAACGATGAATCCATACTAAGCAAACAAGAATCAAATCTGAAAGATTACATAGAAATAATCTCCATAATTTCATTGATTATGGAAGAGCAAGAAGGGGATGCGAGTAATTGAATTGCATAATCAATGACCACCAACAAATATTTACGATTGAGGGATTAATTAAAGGTATAAACAGAAAAATGCACTAAATAATTTCAGAGTCACAATAAATGCAAACCTTTTGATCCTCTTCCGTCAAAAGTTCACTAAGCGCGGGATGGCTCAGGAACTGCAGAGTACGGAGAAAGTAAATTATTCAAACGCCACTTAAACATAATAAATTCTTcacatatgcatataaataaGGATAGATAACTTACAGCTGTTAACCAAAAGTCAGGGATGGACTTGATGATATCATTTCGCTTATCGTAGACCGGCCTGCGTACCTCATTATACTTCTGCTCCACTTCCAGGACTTTATCGCTGGCTTCCTCATTGATCTAAAAAGCATTCAAAAGAAAACATTAAAATCAAATGAACAATGTTGATCCACAGCGATAATTCATAAGTCAAAATTGATACAAATGAACTGTAGCAGCTAAAAGCCTAAAACATGTCTCAGAACCTAAAAATGACCCTGTCCGGTTataaaaattcaaatcaatggACATTTTTATAAGAAACATAATTCATTTAAAAGATAACAAAGCAATGCACATTCATAATTACGAAATGCCTCACCTTACGAACAAAGCCACAAGGTGAAAAATGTAGCATGGGTTCACATACTATAACTCTGTTCAGTTTAGCAGCTATCAGTTGTATGGTTAAATTAATAAACATGAAAATTGGTACAGAACACGAAAGAAAATAACTCTATATTTTCCATATCGAGCTGACAGTGTATGCACTTACGTCACTTGTCAGGTGCAACCCTGCCCAATTATGTAATGGAATAATTGAATTTATTGCTGAGCTGGTTATTCAAGGTCAAAGATTGGCTACCGGATTTTGTCTTCAACTAGAAGAAGATCAGTTACTCCCCAATCTCCATTGATCTTTGGCGTTCTTTCTACAAGATCAACTTTTTCTTCGGGGTTCAAGACAAGAAAAAAACCGCCAACCGTTATCCAATGCTGAGTTTACCCTCGcaatttcttttcaaaataGGAAAGAATTGATGAGGGGCTCTTACGATCAGAAGCTACAAAAATCGTATATTCTTCTCTATATTTTCATGCTATTCAAACTTCACAAAATGTCAAACCTTAAAGTTCTTGTCCTTCCCCATTTATTCCCTAGTCGAATGTAAACCCAACCTAtggtaaggataaacaaacaaGGAGAAAATCTAACACCGGATGCCAACAATTCAAACTTCACAAAAACGAAACACATTCCACAGTTAACAATTGCAATAATTGTTCAGAGCATCCACTGCGCTACAACATATACGAGAACGCAAAGCACGGAGCTTCCGCTTATGGCCGTCTATATAACCAAGCCGCTTTAAATtcttaaaacaaacaaacaaatccaGTTTTCTATCAACCAAGCACACCACCATCAGATCCTTTTCTGGGTTAATTTCCCTATACCCAGAAAATCAAAACCCGAAAATCAAATCCCTTTTCGACTCATGCATGCTGCGAAACCAATTGAAATTCAAAAACAAGAACACAAAAACCCTGAATCGGCAGAAATTTCCCACAAGAACAtcgccaaaaccgaaaccgtttcttCCGTTTGGTTCAATTATGAAAGTACAACAAGAATATGCAGAGATAGGCATGAAGGTACAACCTTTTCGAGCTCGTCTTGGACCTCCTGCAACTTCTCGATGGAGAGGACGAGCTTCTCGTCGATGTGGTCGGCGTTCTCGTCCTCGGGTTTCTCTGAGAGCTTCAGCTTCTTGCCCTTGTCAGCCACCATCTTTCTTCGAGCTTCT of Malus sylvestris chromosome 6, drMalSylv7.2, whole genome shotgun sequence contains these proteins:
- the LOC126626103 gene encoding NAP1-related protein 2-like; translated protein: MVADKGKKLKLSEKPEDENADHIDEKLVLSIEKLQEVQDELEKINEEASDKVLEVEQKYNEVRRPVYDKRNDIIKSIPDFWLTAFLSHPALSELLTEEDQKIFKHLTSLEVEDFKDVKSGYAITFVFSPNPYFEDTKLTKTFTFLDEATKVTATSIKWKEGMGIPNGVNHDKKGNKRPQVEESFFSWFSDSQQKDILEDEIHDEIAEVIKEDLWPNPLTYFNHEADDDEEFDDEEVDEEGKNEDDDTEDDEDDQDEDEDGDEDDGK